Proteins encoded within one genomic window of Mycolicibacterium aubagnense:
- a CDS encoding nitric oxide reductase activation protein NorD: MTDSAGPEQFRLLATHVAGRPVDIAAAREGGAAYTDGQVVYVSAAPPAQQRSEVLVQSALLGAGSLDAAMLKSLRGRPAVARRYLALEGRRVLAELSRDLPLAAELGAGEPHTGSAGQSLRIAKGRTAVEDAPDWFGVIKPSRLLASPMGPGARPTDKDLQLKFEVPEVQEELGDDESDGEAEDSEDSKILKLFEAPMASRTMSDFLSKLFGSSRSKGEDNAGAEMQIGSVRRVGKVGPDARPLPTQIRFTDDRRPGATLGVGGALHPEWDVFAGRYKEDWCRVIDFPLTAAADVSAAGVPHDDVLRRRLSRIGLGPKVLRGRADGDELDLEALIDLFVDLRSGFSPPEHVYLEQRKLSRNLGVLILVDASGSATETDSDGLAVHEHQRRAAATMAAVLEELGDRVAVYGFRSRGRHAVHLPAIKPFGQRFGAVGCARLNQLEPSGYTRLGAAIRGGGEILKEQAGTPNRLLLVLSDGFPYDDGYEGRYAEADAHKALEELRLDGVACLCLSIGGASETEALERVFGSASHASAGTLAELSPRMDELFLSSLRELAAPKPAGS; this comes from the coding sequence GTGACCGATTCTGCCGGCCCCGAGCAGTTTCGGCTCCTCGCCACCCATGTCGCGGGCCGACCGGTCGATATCGCCGCGGCGCGGGAGGGTGGTGCCGCGTATACCGATGGCCAGGTCGTCTACGTCTCCGCGGCGCCGCCCGCACAGCAGCGCAGCGAGGTGCTGGTGCAGAGCGCGCTACTCGGCGCGGGCAGCCTCGATGCGGCCATGCTGAAGTCGCTCCGCGGCCGTCCTGCGGTGGCGCGACGCTACCTGGCGCTGGAAGGTCGCCGGGTGCTGGCCGAACTATCCCGCGACCTGCCACTCGCCGCCGAACTCGGTGCCGGCGAACCTCACACGGGCAGTGCCGGCCAGTCACTGCGGATCGCCAAGGGCCGCACGGCCGTCGAGGACGCGCCGGACTGGTTCGGCGTCATCAAACCTTCTCGGCTGCTGGCCTCGCCGATGGGTCCCGGCGCGCGCCCGACCGACAAGGACCTGCAGCTGAAATTCGAGGTGCCGGAGGTTCAGGAGGAACTGGGCGACGATGAATCGGACGGGGAAGCAGAAGACTCAGAGGACAGCAAGATCCTCAAGCTTTTCGAAGCGCCAATGGCGTCGCGAACGATGTCTGATTTCCTGTCCAAGCTGTTCGGCAGCTCGCGATCGAAGGGCGAGGACAACGCCGGCGCCGAGATGCAGATCGGCAGCGTTCGGCGGGTCGGCAAGGTCGGCCCCGATGCACGGCCCTTACCCACGCAGATCCGCTTCACCGACGACCGCCGTCCCGGTGCCACGCTGGGAGTCGGCGGCGCTCTCCATCCGGAGTGGGACGTCTTCGCGGGCCGGTACAAAGAGGACTGGTGCCGGGTCATCGACTTTCCGCTGACCGCCGCCGCAGATGTGTCCGCTGCCGGGGTCCCGCACGACGATGTGCTGCGGCGACGGCTGTCTCGAATCGGGCTCGGTCCCAAAGTTCTTCGTGGCCGAGCCGACGGCGACGAGCTGGACCTCGAAGCGCTGATCGACCTGTTCGTCGACCTCCGCTCCGGCTTCTCGCCGCCTGAGCACGTGTATCTGGAGCAGCGCAAGCTCTCGCGTAATCTCGGCGTGCTCATCTTGGTCGATGCCTCGGGTTCGGCAACCGAGACCGACTCCGACGGACTGGCCGTCCATGAACACCAGCGCCGGGCGGCTGCCACCATGGCCGCCGTGCTCGAAGAGCTCGGCGACCGCGTGGCCGTCTACGGTTTCCGGTCGCGGGGCCGCCACGCCGTCCACCTGCCTGCGATCAAGCCATTCGGGCAGCGGTTCGGCGCCGTGGGATGCGCTCGGCTGAATCAGCTTGAGCCGTCCGGCTATACCCGGCTGGGCGCCGCGATCCGTGGCGGCGGCGAAATCCTCAAGGAGCAGGCGGGCACACCGAACCGGCTGCTCCTCGTCCTGTCCGACGGATTCCCCTACGACGACGGCTACGAGGGCCGCTATGCAGAAGCCGACGCGCACAAAGCACTCGAAGAGTTGCGCCTGGACGGCGTTGCCTGCCTGTGCCTTTCGATCGGCGGCGCCAGTGAGACCGAAGCCCTCGAACGCGTCTTCGGCTCCGCCAGCCATGCCAGTGCCGGCACCCTGGCCGAGCTGAGCCCGCGCATGGATGAGCTGTTCCTGTCGTCCCTGCGCGAGTTGGCCGCACCGAAACCGGCGGGCAGTTAG